The Populus trichocarpa isolate Nisqually-1 chromosome 11, P.trichocarpa_v4.1, whole genome shotgun sequence genome has a segment encoding these proteins:
- the LOC7485156 gene encoding uncharacterized protein LOC7485156 isoform X1, producing MESSRSWFKIFKQGSSNSKKKEAAAESVKKNNNGGVGVVNSGGKPPINDAPSHATKQKVDAAKQYIENHYKAQMKNLQDRKERRWMLERKLADADVSREEQMNILKKFEEKETEYMRRQRHKMGVDDFELLTIIGRGAFGEVRLCREKTTGNVYAMKKLKKSEMLRRGQVEHVKAERNLLAEVDSTCIVKLYCSFQDDEYLYLIMEYLPGGDMMTLLMRKDTLTEDEARFYVGQTVLAIESIHKHNYIHRDIKPDNLLLDKNGHMKLSDFGLCKPLDSSSFPNFREDDYAGGRNLKPSAEGNKPPTPRRTQQEQLVHWQKNRRTLAYSTVGTPDYIAPEVLLKKGYGMECDWWSLGAIMYEMLVGYPPFYSEEPMSTCRKIVNWRNHLKFPEEAKLSVEAKDLIRKLLCNVEQRLGTKGAHEIKLHTWFKGTEWDRLYQVEAAFKPEVKDELDTQNFEKFEELGTSLQSSSKSGPWRKMLPSKDVNFVGYTYKNYEIVNNDHDMPSVELRKKSTAPKRPTIKSLFEIPDSSDQHAQGSFLNLLPTQVEVSESPELSPRSTRTSQHHHNHKPIRR from the exons ATGGAGTCATCAAGGAGTTGGTTTAAGATATTTAAGCAAGGGAGTagtaattcaaaaaagaaagaagctgcAGCAGAGAGTgtaaagaagaataataatgGTGGTGTTGGTGTTGTTAATAGTGGTGGTAAGCCACCAATTAATGATGCACCTTCACATGCTACAAAGCAGAAAGTGGATGCAGCTAAACAGTATATTGAGAATCATTATAAAGCTCAGATGAAGAATTTACAGGACAGGAAAGAGag GAGATGGATGTTGGAGAGGAAGCTTGCAGATGCGGATGTTTCTCGGGAAGAACAGATGAATATACTGAAGAAGTTTGAGGAGAAGGAAACTGAGTATATGCGTCGTCAAAGACATAAGATGGGGGTTGATGATTTTGAACTTTTGACCATCATTGGCAGGGGTGCATTTGGGGAG GTGAGACTTTGCAGAGAAAAAACTACTGGCAATGTGTATGCAATGAAAAAGCTCAAGAAATCCGAGATGCTTCGTAGAGGACAG GTGGAACATGTTAAAGCCGAAAGGAATCTCCTTGCCGAGGTTGACAGTACTTGTATCGTCAAGCTCTACTGTTCCTTTCAAGATGATGAATATTTGTATCTTATCATGGAATATCTCCCTGGAGGTGACATGATGACATTGCTGATGCGCAAGGATACCTTAACTGAGGACGAGGCCAGGTTTTATGTTGGGCAGACAGTTCTTGCAATTGAGTCTATTCACAAGCACAACTACATCCACAG GGATATTAAACCTGATAATTTGTTGCTCGACAAAAATGGCCATATGAAGCTTTCAGATTTTGGGCTGTGTAAGCCCTTAGACAGCAGTAGCTTTCCAAATTTTAGGGAGGATGATTATGCAGGTGGAAGGAACTTGAAACCTTCAGCAGAGGGCAATAAACCTCCTACGCCAAGGCGGACACAGCAGGAACAGCTTGTTCACTGGCAGAAGAATAGGCGAACATTG GCATATTCAACGGTTGGCACTCCAGACTACATTGCCCCAGAAGTATTATTGAAGAAAGGCTATGGAATGGAGTGTGATTG GTGGTCTCTTGGGGCAATTATGTATGAAATGCTTGTGGGATATCCACCTTTCTATTCTGAAGAACCTATGTCAACATGTAGAAAG ATTGTCAATTGGAGAAATCACTTAAAATTCCCTGAAGAAGCTAAGCTGTCTGTTGAGGCTAAAGACCTTATCCGAAAACTTCTATGCAATGTAGAACAGAGGCTTGGGACCAAAGGAGCTCATGAAATAAAA TTACACACATGGTTTAAAGGCACCGAATGGGACAGATTATATCAGGTAGAAGCTGCTTTTAAACCAGAGGTCAAAGATGAGTTAGATACGCAGAATTTTGAAAAGTTTGAAGAG CTGGGGACTTCTCTGCAATCTTCATCAAAATCTGGTCCGTGGAGAAAG aTGCTTCCATCAAAGGATGTGAACTTTGTTGGTTACACTTACAAGAATTACGAGATTGTCAATAATGATCATGATATGCCATCCGTCG AGTTGAGGAAAAAGAGTACTGCACCAAAGAGACCAACTATCAAGTCATTATTTG AAATACCTGATTCTTCTGACCAGCATGCTCAAGGAAGCTTTCTAAACCTCTTACCCACCCAAGTCGAGGTATCGGAAAGCCCTGAATTATCTCCGCGGTCCACTCGAACTTCACAACACCATCACAACCACAAGCCTATAAGAAGATAG
- the LOC7485157 gene encoding alpha N-terminal protein methyltransferase 1 isoform X1 — MHLINTHPYRFGPLCYTQKPYKKSYLSLQTTNYCHPTRFHKHYTAAAIPSPMEAAGTDSDGREFKNPDEMWLEHTGDTNKKTQWYRDGVAYWEGVEASVNGVLGGYGHVNDADVKGSEGFLQTLLAELFVDGGIDRHLVALDCGSGIGRITKNLLIRFFNEVDLLEPVSHFLDAARENLVQENHMALDKHKATNFYCVPLQEFTPDAGRYDVIWVQWCIGHLTDDDFVSFFNRAKIGLKPGGFFVLKENLARSGFVLDKEDRSITRSDSYFKGLFSRCGLHLYKSREQKGLPKELFAVKMYALTTDIPKRVIKARSKVQANRPGIIK, encoded by the exons atgCACCTAATTAACACTCATCCGTATAGATTTGGACCTTTATGCTATACccaaaaaccctataaaaaatcCTATCTTTCCCTCCAAACCACAAATTACTGCCATCCCACGAGATTCCACAAGCACTACACAGCAGCTGCCATACCGTCTCCAATGGAAGCTGCGGGCACAGATTCCGATGGCCGTGAATTCAAAAATCCAGATGAAATGTGGTTAGAACACACTGGAGACACTAACAAGAAGACTCAATGGTACCGTGATGGTGTTGCTTATTGGGAA GGTGTGGAGGCATCAGTGAATGGAGTGTTAGGTGGATATGGGCATGTGAATGATGCTGATGTGAAGGGAAGTGAAGGGTTTCTACAGACCCTTTTAGCTGAACTGTTTGTTGACGGAGGAATTGACAGGCATCTTGTTGCTCTTG ATTGTGGTTCTGGTATTGGGAGAATCACCAAGAATCTTCTCATAAGGTTTTTCAATGAG GTTGATCTTCTTGAGCCAGTGTCGCATTTCCTTGATGCTGCCCGTGAAAACTTGGTCCAAGAAAATCATATGGCATTGGATAAGCACAAGGCCACTAATTTTTATTGTGTCCCCCTTCAG GAATTTACACCAGATGCAGGAAGATATGATGTTATCTGGGTTCAGTGGTGTATTGGGCATCTCACAGATGATGACTTTGTGTCATTTTTCAATAGGGCTAAG ATTGGCCTCAAACCTGGTGGATTTTTTGTCTTGAAGGAGAATCTTGCAAGAAGTG GATTTGTGTTGGACAAAGAAGATCGAAGCATAACCAGGTCTGATTCATACTTCAAGGGTCTCTTTAGTCGGTGTGGATTGCATCTCTACAAATCAAGG GAACAAAAGGGACTTCCCAAGGAGCTATTTGCTGTGAAGATGTATGCGTTAACAACTGATATTCCAAAGAGAGTCATTAAGGCCAGATCCAAAGTTCAAGCCAATCGACCTGGGataatcaaatga
- the LOC7489109 gene encoding uncharacterized protein LOC7489109, protein MKLWLPKSHAFMATPLAFRSIRRACFASSGLKWEGGVSMVQGASRGIGLEFVKQLLEKNDKGHVIATCRNPNGATGLVDLKNKFAERLNIMPIDLTIESTIEASAKFIREKYGSLNLLINASGILSIPNVLLPETTLSKVERSSLMLAYEVNAVGPILAIKHMWPLLKAGGGFGTERDVAVVANLSARVGSIGDNHLGGWHSYRSSKAALNQLTKTVSVEFARKRDPIICILLHPGTVDTDLSKPFQRNVPDGKLFTKEFSVQQLLSIINNAKSHDNGKFFAWDGQEIPW, encoded by the exons atgaaGCTTTGGCTTCCAAAGTCCCATGCATTCATGGCCACACCATTGGCTTTCAGATCAATAAGAAGGGCTTGTTTTGCATCTTCTGGTCTCAAATGGGAAGGTGGGGTCTCTATGGTTCAAGGAGCCTCTAGAGGAATTGGCCTTGAATTT GTTAAACAGCTTCtggaaaaaaatgacaaagggCATGTTATTGCTACTTGCCGAAATCCTAATGGGGCAACAGGActtgttgatttgaaaaataagtttgctGAGCGCCTTAACATTATGCCAATAGACCTGACCATTGAAAGTACTATAGAG GCATCTGCAAAGTTCATAAGGGAGAAATATGGCTCTCTGAACCTTCTGATTAATGCATCAGGAATCCTCTCAATACCAAATGTGTTGCTACCAG AAACAACATTGAGCAAAGTAGAGAGGTCATCCTTAATGCTGGCTTATGAGGTCAATGCTGTGGGTCCTATTCTAGCGATCAAG CACATGTGGCCTCTTCTGAAGGCTGGAGGAGGCTTTGGAACTGAAAGGGATGTTGCAGTGGTGGCCAATTTAAGTGCCAGAGTTGGATCAATTGGAGATAATCATCTAGGTGGTTGGCATTCATATCGATCTTCAAAGGCTGCTCTAAATCAGT TGACAAAAACTGTGTCGGTGGAGTTTGCGCGAAAAAGGGATCCAATTATATGCATCCTTTTGCACCCAGGCACGGTAGACACAGATCTTTCTAAGCCATTTCAGAGAAATGTCCCCGATGGCAAGCTTTTCACCAAAGAGTTTTCAGTGCAGCAGCTCTTAAGCATCATTAATAATGCAAAGAGCCATGATAATGGGAAGTTTTTTGCCTGGGATGGCCAGGAAATTCCTTGGTAA
- the LOC7485157 gene encoding alpha N-terminal protein methyltransferase 1 isoform X2: MHLINTHPYRFGPLCYTQKPYKKSYLSLQTTNYCHPTRFHKHYTAAAIPSPMEAAGTDSDGREFKNPDEMWLEHTGDTNKKTQWYRDGVAYWEGVEASVNGVLGGYGHVNDADVKGSEGFLQTLLAELFVDGGIDRHLVALDCGSGIGRITKNLLIRFFNEVDLLEPVSHFLDAARENLVQENHMALDKHKATNFYCVPLQEFTPDAGRYDVIWVQWCIGHLTDDDFVSFFNRAKIGLKPGGFFVLKENLARSGFVLDKEDRSITRSDSYFKGLFSRCGLHLYKSRVSFMHFNLK; the protein is encoded by the exons atgCACCTAATTAACACTCATCCGTATAGATTTGGACCTTTATGCTATACccaaaaaccctataaaaaatcCTATCTTTCCCTCCAAACCACAAATTACTGCCATCCCACGAGATTCCACAAGCACTACACAGCAGCTGCCATACCGTCTCCAATGGAAGCTGCGGGCACAGATTCCGATGGCCGTGAATTCAAAAATCCAGATGAAATGTGGTTAGAACACACTGGAGACACTAACAAGAAGACTCAATGGTACCGTGATGGTGTTGCTTATTGGGAA GGTGTGGAGGCATCAGTGAATGGAGTGTTAGGTGGATATGGGCATGTGAATGATGCTGATGTGAAGGGAAGTGAAGGGTTTCTACAGACCCTTTTAGCTGAACTGTTTGTTGACGGAGGAATTGACAGGCATCTTGTTGCTCTTG ATTGTGGTTCTGGTATTGGGAGAATCACCAAGAATCTTCTCATAAGGTTTTTCAATGAG GTTGATCTTCTTGAGCCAGTGTCGCATTTCCTTGATGCTGCCCGTGAAAACTTGGTCCAAGAAAATCATATGGCATTGGATAAGCACAAGGCCACTAATTTTTATTGTGTCCCCCTTCAG GAATTTACACCAGATGCAGGAAGATATGATGTTATCTGGGTTCAGTGGTGTATTGGGCATCTCACAGATGATGACTTTGTGTCATTTTTCAATAGGGCTAAG ATTGGCCTCAAACCTGGTGGATTTTTTGTCTTGAAGGAGAATCTTGCAAGAAGTG GATTTGTGTTGGACAAAGAAGATCGAAGCATAACCAGGTCTGATTCATACTTCAAGGGTCTCTTTAGTCGGTGTGGATTGCATCTCTACAAATCAAGGGTTAGCTTTATGCATTTTAACTTGAAATAG
- the LOC7485156 gene encoding uncharacterized protein LOC7485156 isoform X2, with translation MESSRSWFKIFKQGSSNSKKKEAAAESVKKNNNGGVGVVNSGGKPPINDAPSHATKQKVDAAKQYIENHYKAQMKNLQDRKERRWMLERKLADADVSREEQMNILKKFEEKETEYMRRQRHKMGVDDFELLTIIGRGAFGEVEHVKAERNLLAEVDSTCIVKLYCSFQDDEYLYLIMEYLPGGDMMTLLMRKDTLTEDEARFYVGQTVLAIESIHKHNYIHRDIKPDNLLLDKNGHMKLSDFGLCKPLDSSSFPNFREDDYAGGRNLKPSAEGNKPPTPRRTQQEQLVHWQKNRRTLAYSTVGTPDYIAPEVLLKKGYGMECDWWSLGAIMYEMLVGYPPFYSEEPMSTCRKIVNWRNHLKFPEEAKLSVEAKDLIRKLLCNVEQRLGTKGAHEIKLHTWFKGTEWDRLYQVEAAFKPEVKDELDTQNFEKFEELGTSLQSSSKSGPWRKMLPSKDVNFVGYTYKNYEIVNNDHDMPSVELRKKSTAPKRPTIKSLFEIPDSSDQHAQGSFLNLLPTQVEVSESPELSPRSTRTSQHHHNHKPIRR, from the exons ATGGAGTCATCAAGGAGTTGGTTTAAGATATTTAAGCAAGGGAGTagtaattcaaaaaagaaagaagctgcAGCAGAGAGTgtaaagaagaataataatgGTGGTGTTGGTGTTGTTAATAGTGGTGGTAAGCCACCAATTAATGATGCACCTTCACATGCTACAAAGCAGAAAGTGGATGCAGCTAAACAGTATATTGAGAATCATTATAAAGCTCAGATGAAGAATTTACAGGACAGGAAAGAGag GAGATGGATGTTGGAGAGGAAGCTTGCAGATGCGGATGTTTCTCGGGAAGAACAGATGAATATACTGAAGAAGTTTGAGGAGAAGGAAACTGAGTATATGCGTCGTCAAAGACATAAGATGGGGGTTGATGATTTTGAACTTTTGACCATCATTGGCAGGGGTGCATTTGGGGAG GTGGAACATGTTAAAGCCGAAAGGAATCTCCTTGCCGAGGTTGACAGTACTTGTATCGTCAAGCTCTACTGTTCCTTTCAAGATGATGAATATTTGTATCTTATCATGGAATATCTCCCTGGAGGTGACATGATGACATTGCTGATGCGCAAGGATACCTTAACTGAGGACGAGGCCAGGTTTTATGTTGGGCAGACAGTTCTTGCAATTGAGTCTATTCACAAGCACAACTACATCCACAG GGATATTAAACCTGATAATTTGTTGCTCGACAAAAATGGCCATATGAAGCTTTCAGATTTTGGGCTGTGTAAGCCCTTAGACAGCAGTAGCTTTCCAAATTTTAGGGAGGATGATTATGCAGGTGGAAGGAACTTGAAACCTTCAGCAGAGGGCAATAAACCTCCTACGCCAAGGCGGACACAGCAGGAACAGCTTGTTCACTGGCAGAAGAATAGGCGAACATTG GCATATTCAACGGTTGGCACTCCAGACTACATTGCCCCAGAAGTATTATTGAAGAAAGGCTATGGAATGGAGTGTGATTG GTGGTCTCTTGGGGCAATTATGTATGAAATGCTTGTGGGATATCCACCTTTCTATTCTGAAGAACCTATGTCAACATGTAGAAAG ATTGTCAATTGGAGAAATCACTTAAAATTCCCTGAAGAAGCTAAGCTGTCTGTTGAGGCTAAAGACCTTATCCGAAAACTTCTATGCAATGTAGAACAGAGGCTTGGGACCAAAGGAGCTCATGAAATAAAA TTACACACATGGTTTAAAGGCACCGAATGGGACAGATTATATCAGGTAGAAGCTGCTTTTAAACCAGAGGTCAAAGATGAGTTAGATACGCAGAATTTTGAAAAGTTTGAAGAG CTGGGGACTTCTCTGCAATCTTCATCAAAATCTGGTCCGTGGAGAAAG aTGCTTCCATCAAAGGATGTGAACTTTGTTGGTTACACTTACAAGAATTACGAGATTGTCAATAATGATCATGATATGCCATCCGTCG AGTTGAGGAAAAAGAGTACTGCACCAAAGAGACCAACTATCAAGTCATTATTTG AAATACCTGATTCTTCTGACCAGCATGCTCAAGGAAGCTTTCTAAACCTCTTACCCACCCAAGTCGAGGTATCGGAAAGCCCTGAATTATCTCCGCGGTCCACTCGAACTTCACAACACCATCACAACCACAAGCCTATAAGAAGATAG
- the LOC7489108 gene encoding probable WRKY transcription factor 14 has product MDNYQGDLTDILRASTGGALGQSDVPVSNWEFPSDPMNLASSSIMGDSRVNAFGDPFCNLRDPLLHELNVAASSYFSSRSSTDHMLSTTSVDQDHTSNNFVGANSATAGSCSNILAHQKVFEDHEMHKAAAAATTSRRNIFSRIQISPTTNPTKLPVSPCNSPVIAACSSPRGFRPSAMVSSDVINVNNSKGCLIDNAGSVQISSPTNLGIKRRKSQAKKVVCIPAPAAANSRSSGEVVPSDLWAWRKYGQKPIKGSPYPRGYYRCSSSKGCSARKQVERSRNDPNMLVITYTSEHNHPWPTQRNALAGSTRSQPTKSNAASKSSTGAQAQKTANTKEDQKESSNDTSSPTDIIGGSSTASASVKEESDDIEKQMEMDDNEFSEGFSQSYRPSMPGQSDQDFFAELGEIDADPLDLLFTQGINGEEQKESKALDPFSIFDWSEDTSISFGEAKRGGFITRQ; this is encoded by the exons ATGGATAATTATCAAGGTGATTTAACGGATATTCTTCGAGCTAGTACTGGTGGAGCTTTAGGCCAATCAGATGTTCCTGTTTCAAACTGGGAATTCCCTTCTGATCCAATGAATCTTGCATCATCATCAATTATGGGAGATAGTAGAGTGAATGCTTTTGGTGATCCTTTTTGCAACCTGAGAGATCCCCTTCTTCATGAGCTTAACGTTGCTGCTTCAAGCTATTTTAGCAGCCGAAGTTCTACAGATCACATGCTTAGTACTACTAGTGTTGATCAAGATCACACTAGTAATAATTTTGTTGGTGCAAATAGTGCTACTGCTGGTAGTTGTAGTAACATTCTTGCTCACCAAAAAGTCTTTGAAGATCATGAGATGCATAAGGCTGCTGCTGCCGCCACTACTTCTCGTcgcaatatattttcaagaattcaGATCTCACCGACGACTAATCCCACAAAGCTGCCTGTTTCACCTTGTAATTCTCCGGTTATAGCTGCTTGTTCTTCTCCGAGAGGGTTCAGGCCATCTGCTATGGTTTCAAGTGATGTAATTAATGTCAATAACTCAAAAGGTTGCTTGATTGACAACGCTGGATCAGTGCAGATCTCATCTCCAACGAATCTGGGGATCAAGAGAAG GAAGAGTCAAGCAAAGAAGGTGGTTTGTATTCCAGCACCAGCAGCTGCAAACAGCAGGTCTAGTGGAGAAGTAGTTCCATCTGACTTGTGGGCATGGAGAAAATATGGACAAAAACCCATCAAGGGTTCTCCTTATCCAAG GGGTTACTACAGATGCAGCAGCTCTAAGGGTTGCTCAGCAAGGAAGCAAGTAGAGCGGAGCCGAAATGATCCTAACATGTTGGTCATCACCTACACTTCTGAGCATAACCATCCATGGCCCACACAGAGAAATGCACTTGCTGGCTCAACAAGGTCTCAGCCAACAAAGAGCAATGCAGCTTCAAAGAGCTCCACAGGTGCTCAAGCACAAAAAACAGCAAATACAAAGGAAGATCAGAAGGAGAGTAGCAATGATACATCGTCTCCTACCGATATTATTGGTGGTAGCTCAACAGCAAGTGCATCTGTCAAAGAGGAGTCTGATGACATTGAGAAGCAAATGGAGATGGATGACAATGAATTCAGTGAAGGGTTTTCTCAGAGTTACAGGCCATCAATGCCAGGTCAATCTGATCAAGACTTCTTTGCTGAATTGGGAGAGATAGATGCTGACCCTCTTGACCTGTTGTTTACACAAGGAATCAATGGAGAGGAGCAGAAGGAGAGCAAGGCCTTGGATCCATTCAGTATCTTCGACTGGTCTGAGGACACGAGCATTTCATTTGGAGAAGCAAAGAGGGGAGGATTTATAACAAGACAGTGA